From a region of the Synechococcus sp. PCC 7502 genome:
- a CDS encoding transposase: MRQSYDSDLTDQEWEIIGGMLLTPSKLDRPVIVDKREVVNGIFYIFKNGCTWKNLPHD; encoded by the coding sequence ATGCGCCAAAGCTACGACAGTGATTTAACAGATCAGGAATGGGAAATAATTGGAGGAATGCTACTAACCCCATCAAAGCTAGATAGACCAGTAATTGTAGATAAGCGAGAAGTCGTGAATGGTATTTTCTACATATTCAAAAATGGCTGTACATGGAAAAACTTACCGCATGATTAA
- the infB gene encoding translation initiation factor IF-2 codes for MNKVRVYELTRELGLETKDIIALCEQLSIAVKTASSSISEADAEKIRSLAPEKKLTIPPTSTKIKESKESSNQVSKQQIVTVSKPTVNLISPPMVSSPTQELKKVDSPQELVKPDITSLVNPGGNQEVNQSIAQQSEVVAPSFVAKPPTFSREPLKPLARAASDSSNGSSNAVNNSVTKTPASAPKPVIETKKPKVTVEMIAPVSSNSTPNTNPTVAKPPKPQQPVTIIKQPKPTSPSPVTASTTPRINTPIANTIVSKPTLPTDTSPKQPKAAITLNQSPTGRSPEEEKPAIKAVAKPRLDKPTKPSTPSNPSPRPSQPTRPLPVKDSVLIERGITAPNDPPRPMRTPNAPPLRSPDRPTPPSSPRKETDLVAIAPISPPILPGRGTPIPTRLAKRGKSKKEDEEQDLLEQKEKAKLNRPNKRFLKVIDEDDIIEDLETTDIAQVSLSLARPASRPKQRSIKVTTPDSLTSANKVVKRGTSHRDRRSPVEAPPEKPTKVTLQESISVQELAHQMSLPETDIIRTLFMKGVMANINQTLDIPTASMVATELGYEVEITSVDAPARKVTEMIEIGDLESLQRRPPVVTIMGHVDHGKTTLLDSIRKTKVAQGEAGGITQHIGAYHVDVEHDGKKQQIVFLDTPGHQAFTAMRARGARVTDVAILVVAADDGVQPQTIEAISHAKAAKVPIIVAINKVDKLESQPDRIRQELTEYGLVDEAWGGDTIMVPVSALKGENLDSLLEMILLVSEVEDLQANPDRPARGTVIEAHLDKARGPVATLLIQNGTLRVGDILVAGSSFGKVRAMVDDRMRMVKVASPSFAVEVLGLSDVPAAGDEFEVYTDEKLARGIANDRSMEQRQSRLQQAMASRRVTLGTVSAKAQEGELKELNLILKGDVQGSLEAILGSLEQLPQGEVQVRVLLSAVGEITENDVELAAASDAIIIGFNTSMAPGARQASDSMGVDVRDYSIIYKLLEDIQGAMEGLLEPELIEEHLGIAEVRALFPIGRGVVAGCYVQSGKLVRNSRIRIKRRGELVHESALDSLKRMKDDVKEVAAGFECGIALPKFQEWEEGDSIEAFRMITKRRTLLMN; via the coding sequence ATGAATAAAGTCAGAGTTTACGAGTTAACAAGAGAACTAGGTTTGGAGACAAAAGATATAATCGCCCTGTGCGAACAGTTAAGTATTGCTGTTAAAACTGCTAGTAGCTCAATATCAGAGGCAGATGCAGAAAAGATAAGGTCATTAGCCCCAGAAAAAAAGTTGACTATTCCGCCTACTTCAACAAAAATAAAGGAATCGAAAGAATCTAGCAATCAGGTATCAAAACAGCAAATTGTTACTGTGAGTAAGCCAACTGTAAATCTGATCTCCCCGCCGATGGTTTCATCTCCTACTCAAGAACTTAAAAAAGTAGATAGCCCTCAGGAGCTAGTAAAGCCTGATATCACTAGCTTGGTAAATCCAGGAGGGAATCAGGAGGTAAACCAAAGTATTGCTCAGCAAAGTGAAGTTGTAGCTCCATCTTTCGTAGCTAAGCCCCCAACTTTTAGTCGAGAACCTCTTAAGCCCTTAGCACGAGCCGCCTCAGATTCAAGCAATGGTTCAAGTAATGCCGTAAACAATAGCGTAACTAAAACTCCAGCATCAGCTCCCAAGCCAGTAATCGAGACTAAGAAACCCAAGGTTACCGTAGAGATGATCGCCCCAGTTAGTTCCAATTCCACTCCAAATACCAATCCAACTGTAGCCAAACCCCCAAAACCTCAGCAACCCGTCACCATTATCAAGCAACCCAAACCAACTAGTCCCTCTCCGGTCACCGCTTCTACTACTCCTAGGATAAATACTCCCATAGCCAACACCATAGTTAGTAAACCTACACTTCCTACAGATACGTCACCTAAGCAACCTAAAGCCGCTATTACTCTTAACCAATCTCCCACTGGGCGATCGCCTGAAGAGGAAAAGCCTGCTATTAAAGCTGTAGCCAAACCCCGCCTCGACAAACCCACTAAACCCAGTACTCCTAGTAACCCATCCCCTCGTCCCAGTCAACCGACCCGTCCCCTACCTGTTAAAGACTCCGTATTAATAGAGCGAGGCATCACTGCGCCTAACGATCCCCCTCGTCCCATGCGCACGCCTAATGCTCCACCATTAAGATCACCAGATCGTCCCACACCACCATCTAGCCCTCGCAAAGAAACTGACTTAGTAGCGATCGCCCCAATATCACCGCCAATTTTACCCGGACGAGGTACTCCCATACCCACTAGATTAGCTAAACGGGGAAAATCCAAAAAAGAGGATGAAGAGCAAGACCTCTTAGAACAAAAGGAAAAAGCAAAGCTCAACAGACCAAATAAACGATTTCTTAAAGTCATTGACGAAGATGACATTATTGAAGATTTGGAAACCACTGATATAGCTCAAGTTAGCCTATCTTTGGCACGACCTGCATCTCGCCCCAAACAACGCAGTATTAAAGTAACAACTCCTGATTCGTTAACATCAGCTAATAAAGTTGTCAAACGTGGAACATCCCATAGAGATCGTCGTTCTCCTGTAGAGGCACCACCCGAAAAGCCAACTAAAGTTACTCTGCAAGAAAGTATTAGTGTGCAGGAACTAGCTCACCAGATGTCTCTTCCAGAAACCGATATTATTCGTACCCTATTTATGAAGGGGGTAATGGCGAATATTAACCAAACCCTAGATATCCCAACCGCTAGCATGGTGGCAACAGAGCTAGGGTATGAAGTAGAAATCACTAGTGTCGATGCACCTGCCCGTAAGGTTACAGAAATGATCGAAATTGGTGACCTAGAAAGCCTACAGCGTCGTCCACCCGTAGTTACAATCATGGGGCATGTCGATCATGGTAAAACCACCTTACTAGACTCAATTCGCAAAACCAAAGTAGCACAAGGTGAAGCGGGAGGAATCACTCAGCACATTGGTGCATATCATGTTGATGTAGAACATGATGGCAAAAAGCAACAAATTGTCTTCCTAGATACCCCCGGTCACCAAGCTTTTACAGCCATGCGAGCAAGAGGTGCAAGGGTTACGGATGTGGCAATTCTGGTCGTTGCCGCCGATGATGGAGTCCAGCCCCAAACCATTGAAGCAATCAGTCACGCTAAGGCAGCAAAGGTACCAATCATTGTCGCAATTAATAAGGTTGATAAGCTTGAATCTCAACCTGATCGTATTCGCCAAGAGCTTACAGAGTATGGCTTAGTTGATGAAGCTTGGGGCGGAGATACAATTATGGTTCCTGTCAGTGCTTTGAAGGGGGAAAATCTTGATAGTCTTTTAGAAATGATTCTTCTAGTCTCAGAGGTTGAAGACTTACAGGCAAACCCTGATCGTCCCGCCCGTGGTACTGTCATTGAGGCACACCTTGATAAAGCCCGTGGTCCTGTGGCAACTTTACTAATCCAAAATGGGACTCTGCGTGTCGGTGATATTTTAGTAGCTGGTTCTTCCTTTGGTAAGGTTAGAGCAATGGTCGACGATCGCATGCGTATGGTTAAAGTAGCATCTCCTTCCTTTGCCGTTGAGGTCTTAGGGTTAAGTGATGTACCCGCCGCAGGGGATGAATTTGAAGTATATACCGATGAAAAGCTGGCGAGAGGGATCGCTAATGATCGCTCAATGGAGCAACGCCAATCTCGACTACAGCAAGCAATGGCATCCCGTCGAGTTACCCTAGGTACAGTGTCAGCCAAGGCGCAAGAAGGCGAACTCAAAGAACTAAACTTAATCCTCAAGGGAGATGTACAAGGTTCACTGGAAGCGATTTTGGGTTCCCTAGAGCAGTTACCACAGGGTGAGGTGCAAGTGCGAGTCCTGCTGTCAGCCGTTGGTGAAATTACGGAAAATGATGTGGAGTTAGCTGCTGCCAGTGATGCCATTATTATTGGCTTTAATACATCGATGGCACCCGGTGCTAGACAGGCTTCAGACTCTATGGGTGTGGATGTGCGTGACTATAGCATTATCTACAAGCTCTTAGAAGATATTCAAGGGGCAATGGAAGGCTTACTTGAGCCAGAGTTAATTGAAGAACATCTGGGTATTGCTGAAGTCAGGGCATTATTCCCCATTGGGCGAGGTGTAGTGGCGGGCTGTTATGTTCAGTCTGGGAAGTTAGTACGGAACTCTCGCATCCGCATTAAACGTCGCGGTGAGCTAGTACATGAGTCTGCCCTAGATTCCCTGAAGCGGATGAAGGATGATGTTAAGGAAGTTGCTGCGGGGTTTGAATGTGGGATTGCGTTACCTAAATTCCAAGAATGGGAAGAAGGGGATTCGATCGAAGCATTCCGTATGATTACCAAGCGTAGAACGTTGTTAATGAACTAG
- the purH gene encoding bifunctional phosphoribosylaminoimidazolecarboxamide formyltransferase/IMP cyclohydrolase: protein MNPVALLSVSNKTGLIELARTLVEKYKFTIISSGGTAAALKQAQIPVTKVSEYTGAPEILGGRVKTLHPKVHGGILARLELPEDLADLEKQEIPAIALVVVNLYPFEQTIAKSGVTLEEAIEQIDIGGPAMIRAAAKNHQYVTVLSDPSQYSSYLEEIANHNGKTRLEFRQSLALAAFKHTQSYDYAISQYLAQDFAQDSQNATEFFTLKGQKLQTLRYGENPHQPATWYQLGDTAYGWTTAQQLQGKELSYNNLLDLEAARTIIAEFIDDDPAAVIVKHNNPCGVAISPTLVDAYKNAFNADSISAFGGIVAFNRTVDVETAAALTTTFLECIVAPNFDPEALEILKAKPNLRVLRLPNLSQGETTTVKVIAGGVLVQKSDDIPVDPTTWEIVTTLKPTEEELAEMVFAWKVARHVKSNAIVITSDRTTLGIGAGQMNRVGSAQIALTQAESKTSGANIQNATLASDGFFPFDDTVRLAASKGIKYIVQPGGSLRDQDSIKAAEELGLIMAITHTRHFLH from the coding sequence ATGAATCCTGTTGCCCTGCTGAGTGTTTCTAATAAAACTGGACTAATCGAGCTTGCTCGTACCCTAGTTGAAAAATATAAATTCACAATTATTAGTAGTGGTGGTACAGCCGCAGCCTTAAAGCAAGCACAGATTCCGGTGACCAAAGTTTCTGAATATACTGGCGCACCAGAAATTTTAGGGGGCAGAGTTAAAACCCTCCATCCCAAAGTCCACGGTGGAATTTTAGCAAGATTAGAATTGCCAGAAGATTTGGCAGACCTGGAAAAACAAGAAATTCCAGCGATCGCCCTAGTGGTTGTAAATTTATATCCCTTTGAACAAACAATTGCCAAGAGTGGAGTCACGCTAGAAGAAGCGATCGAGCAAATTGATATTGGTGGTCCCGCTATGATTAGAGCCGCCGCTAAAAATCATCAATACGTTACAGTACTCTCCGATCCTAGCCAATACTCCAGCTATCTAGAGGAAATAGCAAATCATAATGGTAAAACTAGATTGGAATTTAGGCAATCGCTTGCCCTAGCAGCATTTAAGCACACCCAATCCTATGATTACGCTATTAGTCAATACTTAGCCCAAGACTTTGCTCAAGACTCTCAAAATGCTACGGAATTCTTTACGCTCAAGGGGCAAAAATTGCAAACCTTACGCTACGGGGAAAATCCCCATCAACCCGCAACTTGGTATCAGCTTGGAGATACTGCTTATGGTTGGACAACCGCCCAGCAATTACAAGGTAAAGAACTTAGCTATAACAATCTCCTAGACCTTGAGGCAGCCAGAACCATTATTGCTGAATTTATTGATGATGATCCTGCGGCGGTAATTGTTAAGCATAATAATCCCTGTGGTGTGGCGATCTCTCCCACTTTAGTAGATGCCTATAAAAATGCTTTTAATGCCGATTCAATTTCAGCTTTTGGTGGGATTGTGGCATTTAATCGAACGGTAGATGTTGAGACTGCGGCTGCTTTAACTACGACATTTTTGGAATGTATAGTTGCTCCAAACTTTGATCCTGAAGCTTTAGAAATACTAAAAGCTAAACCTAATCTGCGAGTTTTAAGACTGCCAAATCTAAGCCAAGGTGAAACCACCACTGTTAAAGTGATTGCGGGTGGAGTCTTAGTGCAGAAAAGCGATGATATTCCTGTTGATCCCACAACTTGGGAAATTGTCACCACACTAAAGCCAACAGAAGAAGAACTGGCAGAAATGGTATTTGCATGGAAAGTTGCTCGCCATGTGAAATCTAACGCCATTGTCATTACTAGCGATCGCACCACCTTAGGCATAGGTGCAGGACAAATGAATCGAGTTGGCTCTGCTCAAATTGCTCTAACTCAGGCAGAAAGCAAAACTTCAGGTGCGAATATACAAAATGCGACTTTAGCTAGTGATGGGTTCTTCCCCTTTGATGACACCGTAAGACTAGCTGCGAGCAAGGGGATCAAATATATTGTCCAACCTGGTGGTAGCCTCCGTGATCAAGACTCCATCAAAGCTGCTGAAGAACTGGGTTTAATTATGGCAATAACTCATACCCGCCATTTTTTGCATTAA
- a CDS encoding type II toxin-antitoxin system HigB family toxin: MEVRHLADKNFQLLKNNPSHPSLQFKKVGKVWSARIGSNYRAISTEIQDGFLWFWIGTHAEYDKLLY; this comes from the coding sequence ATGGAAGTTCGACATCTTGCCGACAAGAATTTTCAGCTTTTGAAAAATAATCCTTCTCATCCCTCACTACAATTTAAGAAGGTTGGTAAGGTGTGGTCAGCTCGTATAGGCTCCAATTATCGAGCGATCTCTACAGAAATTCAAGATGGGTTTTTATGGTTTTGGATTGGCACTCATGCAGAATACGACAAACTTCTTTATTAA